One genomic window of Evansella cellulosilytica DSM 2522 includes the following:
- the spoIIIAG gene encoding stage III sporulation protein AG, with product MGEKKGDNQLFRSLNLKTSGKKLNVKYLFILLLIGVLFMMIGTFMQSNEEPASSLPVVQDEIEEEESSEVFMSNDEPQELVTMSDYERFYERQLEDILEKVVGVSDVSVMVNLAESEKIVYEKDRNTMEQFTEESDREGGTREVQDKTQDEQTVIIRTGDQEEPLIVKTQKPDIRGVLVVANGAENIQIKTWIIEAVSRGLDVPSHRVSVLPKNSKEE from the coding sequence ATGGGAGAAAAAAAGGGTGATAATCAATTATTTCGATCTCTTAATTTAAAGACGTCAGGAAAGAAACTTAATGTTAAATACTTATTCATTTTATTGCTTATAGGAGTTCTTTTTATGATGATTGGCACTTTTATGCAATCAAATGAAGAACCTGCATCTTCATTACCAGTCGTACAGGATGAGATAGAAGAAGAGGAGTCCTCCGAAGTATTTATGTCAAATGACGAGCCACAGGAGTTAGTTACGATGTCAGACTACGAGAGATTTTACGAGAGGCAATTAGAGGATATTTTAGAGAAGGTTGTTGGAGTTTCTGATGTCTCCGTAATGGTTAATTTAGCTGAGTCTGAAAAAATAGTTTATGAAAAAGATCGTAATACGATGGAGCAATTTACAGAGGAATCGGATCGCGAGGGGGGAACACGAGAAGTTCAAGATAAAACGCAAGATGAACAAACTGTTATCATTCGCACTGGTGACCAGGAGGAACCACTTATTGTGAAAACGCAGAAACCTGATATAAGAGGGGTTCTTGTTGTGGCGAATGGAGCGGAAAATATACAAATAAAAACATGGATAATCGAGGCTGTTAGTAGAGGTTTAGATGTACCTTCTCATAGAGTCTCTGTATTACCAAAGAATTCAAAGGAGGAATAG
- the nusB gene encoding transcription antitermination factor NusB: MNRRVARVRAVQSLYQIEMTGVSPDQAIDTVLENGEISDSFLSQLVEGTVEHLHEIDELLISALKNWALSRISRVDRAILRMATYEMKCLDDIPMNVSINEAIDIAKGFTGEEESGKFVNGILSNIATKLSK, encoded by the coding sequence ATGAATCGAAGGGTAGCAAGAGTAAGAGCAGTTCAATCTCTTTATCAAATAGAAATGACAGGAGTTAGTCCTGATCAAGCAATTGATACAGTATTAGAGAATGGTGAAATTTCCGATTCTTTTCTTTCACAATTAGTTGAAGGTACAGTTGAACATTTACATGAGATTGATGAATTATTGATAAGTGCACTGAAAAACTGGGCGTTGTCAAGAATATCAAGAGTAGATAGAGCGATTCTAAGAATGGCTACATATGAAATGAAATGTTTAGATGATATTCCGATGAATGTAAGTATTAACGAAGCAATCGATATAGCAAAAGGATTTACAGGAGAAGAGGAATCAGGGAAATTTGTAAATGGTATTTTATCAAATATAGCTACAAAACTTAGTAAATAA
- the efp gene encoding elongation factor P: MISVNEFKTGLTIEVDGSIWQVVEFQHVKPGKGAAFVRSKLRNLRNGSIQEKTFRAGEKVAKAHLENRRMQYLYASGESHTFMDTESYEQLELPASQLTEQLKYLKENMEVQILTYQGETLGIEVPNTVELKVTETEPGIKGDTASGGTKAAVVETGLSVQVPFFINEGDVLVIDTRNGSYVSRA; the protein is encoded by the coding sequence ATGATTTCAGTTAATGAATTTAAGACAGGATTAACAATTGAAGTGGATGGAAGTATTTGGCAAGTGGTGGAGTTTCAACATGTAAAGCCAGGTAAAGGAGCGGCTTTCGTTCGCAGTAAACTTCGAAACTTACGAAATGGTAGTATACAAGAAAAAACTTTCCGTGCTGGAGAAAAGGTAGCGAAAGCTCATCTAGAAAACCGTCGTATGCAGTACTTATATGCGAGTGGGGAATCACATACTTTTATGGATACTGAATCTTACGAGCAGCTTGAATTACCTGCATCACAGTTGACAGAGCAGTTGAAATATTTAAAAGAAAATATGGAAGTACAAATATTAACATACCAAGGTGAAACGCTAGGAATTGAAGTTCCTAACACTGTAGAACTTAAAGTGACAGAAACAGAACCTGGAATTAAAGGTGACACAGCATCAGGAGGAACGAAGGCTGCTGTTGTTGAAACAGGTCTTTCCGTACAAGTACCTTTCTTTATAAATGAAGGGGATGTATTAGTTATTGATACGAGAAACGGAAGCTACGTTTCTAGAGCATAA
- a CDS encoding Asp23/Gls24 family envelope stress response protein yields the protein MKENHAIPMSEEKEELGKVEISPEVIEVIAGLAATEIDGVTTRGNFAAGVVEKLGRKSNHGKGVKVDLHEDGINVDVFVLINYGVSIPEVCKKIQENIYQTLKNMTAIQLNEVNVHVVGVQLEQKLDQEQGKKDQGA from the coding sequence ATGAAGGAAAACCATGCAATTCCAATGTCTGAGGAAAAAGAAGAATTAGGTAAAGTTGAAATTTCACCAGAAGTGATTGAAGTAATAGCAGGTTTAGCTGCGACTGAAATTGATGGAGTAACAACTAGGGGGAACTTTGCTGCTGGTGTGGTTGAAAAACTTGGTAGAAAGAGTAATCACGGAAAAGGTGTAAAAGTTGACCTACATGAGGACGGCATAAACGTTGATGTGTTTGTTCTCATTAATTACGGCGTTTCTATTCCTGAAGTTTGCAAAAAAATCCAAGAAAACATCTATCAAACATTAAAAAATATGACGGCTATTCAATTAAATGAAGTGAATGTCCATGTAGTAGGTGTACAGCTTGAACAAAAGTTAGATCAGGAACAAGGGAAAAAGGATCAAGGAGCGTAA
- the spoIIIAD gene encoding stage III sporulation protein AD translates to MEIIQIVGLGMIATFLALVVKEHKPIFAFLLTVFVGVIIFIFLIDQIAMIIHMLEELAAEANINLAYVQTVLQIVGIAYIAEFGAQIAKDAGQGAMASKIELAGKVLIMVMAIPIISVIIETIVRLIPS, encoded by the coding sequence ATTGAAATCATCCAAATCGTTGGTTTAGGAATGATTGCAACTTTTTTAGCTTTAGTAGTAAAAGAGCATAAGCCGATTTTTGCATTCTTATTAACGGTTTTTGTAGGCGTCATTATTTTTATTTTTCTTATAGATCAAATTGCCATGATCATTCATATGCTTGAGGAGTTAGCTGCAGAGGCAAATATTAATTTAGCATATGTACAAACTGTTTTACAGATTGTTGGGATTGCTTATATAGCCGAATTTGGAGCACAAATAGCAAAGGATGCTGGACAAGGGGCTATGGCATCAAAAATAGAACTGGCTGGAAAAGTGCTCATAATGGTTATGGCAATTCCTATTATCTCAGTCATTATTGAAACAATTGTTCGACTAATACCAAGTTAG
- the accB gene encoding acetyl-CoA carboxylase biotin carboxyl carrier protein — MLKIQEIRELIKLIDESSIEEFKFEQEGSKVTLRKQIKRQESVQAPIETKAIPNPTVAVEPATITQQLKDEETKSEKKEVAKENVVTITSPMVGTFYEAPSPESSAYVKVGDKVNKDTVVCIVEAMKLMNEIEAEINGEIVEVLVENGQLVEYGQELFVVKPE; from the coding sequence ATGTTAAAAATTCAAGAGATTCGTGAATTAATTAAGTTAATTGATGAATCAAGTATCGAAGAGTTTAAATTTGAGCAAGAAGGTTCGAAAGTTACATTAAGAAAGCAAATAAAGAGGCAAGAAAGTGTACAAGCACCAATAGAAACGAAAGCAATTCCCAACCCAACAGTAGCTGTAGAACCTGCTACTATTACTCAACAATTAAAGGATGAAGAAACAAAAAGTGAGAAAAAAGAGGTAGCCAAAGAAAACGTCGTAACGATTACTTCTCCAATGGTCGGAACTTTTTATGAAGCACCTTCTCCTGAATCGTCAGCCTATGTAAAAGTTGGTGATAAAGTAAATAAAGATACGGTTGTTTGTATTGTTGAAGCGATGAAGCTCATGAATGAAATTGAAGCAGAAATAAATGGAGAAATTGTAGAGGTTCTTGTGGAGAATGGACAATTAGTCGAATATGGCCAAGAACTGTTCGTAGTGAAACCAGAGTAG
- the spoIIIAF gene encoding stage III sporulation protein AF, translating to MGIITSWITNIILLILFATILELLLPNSKMQRYVKLVVGLMLLMVMLNPILSIFQNDPEAWLDDISSWTNEPSEQTMSSMDAMQSEIEKENLARISEQVAVQLKNVAAKELEQQYEVVIRNIYLEFETFQEDEDLLDHLSDVDVFIQSLDEFEKEENEIKVVTIDPVEIMKEEKSIEEKEGIGNVPVDDIAELLSSTWAIPNEKIHVHVKSGADRDE from the coding sequence ATGGGCATTATTACATCTTGGATTACGAATATTATTCTACTCATTTTATTTGCTACGATACTAGAATTATTATTACCAAACTCTAAAATGCAGCGATATGTAAAGCTAGTTGTCGGGCTTATGCTTCTCATGGTAATGCTAAATCCTATCCTTTCTATTTTTCAGAATGATCCTGAAGCATGGTTAGATGACATCTCTTCATGGACGAACGAACCTTCAGAACAAACGATGTCCTCGATGGATGCGATGCAAAGTGAAATAGAAAAAGAAAATTTGGCGAGAATTTCGGAACAAGTAGCTGTGCAATTAAAAAATGTGGCAGCAAAAGAACTTGAACAACAATATGAGGTAGTAATAAGAAACATTTATCTTGAATTTGAGACGTTTCAGGAGGACGAAGATTTATTAGATCACTTATCAGATGTTGATGTTTTCATACAATCATTAGATGAATTTGAAAAAGAGGAAAATGAAATTAAGGTCGTTACAATTGATCCAGTTGAAATTATGAAGGAAGAAAAAAGTATAGAAGAAAAAGAGGGTATCGGAAATGTTCCGGTTGATGATATAGCTGAGTTGCTATCGTCAACATGGGCGATTCCTAATGAAAAAATTCACGTTCACGTTAAGTCTGGTGCTGATAGAGATGAATAA
- a CDS encoding SpoIIIAH-like family protein, with the protein MVLKRQTVWLLTMLSLIVVLSAYYLTMPNMQDQEALGEEEEPGNDLEMNMDDIDEEDVTFIEIEEVEDVLAEGDFFSDASSVNEMFDTIRLRRADSRARLMTEFMEVFHSDGAASEVQLEALDRREALETLGQKEENLEELLRAKGYDDALVIAEENMVQIYVKADELTNVETVEILNLSRDHLGIEEIRVGYQSEN; encoded by the coding sequence ATGGTATTAAAAAGACAAACGGTATGGTTATTAACAATGTTAAGTTTAATAGTGGTGCTTTCCGCGTATTATTTAACAATGCCAAATATGCAAGATCAAGAAGCGCTAGGTGAAGAAGAGGAACCTGGAAATGACTTAGAAATGAATATGGATGATATTGATGAAGAAGATGTTACCTTTATTGAGATTGAAGAAGTAGAAGATGTTCTAGCAGAGGGAGATTTTTTCTCTGACGCATCTAGTGTAAATGAAATGTTCGATACGATTCGCCTAAGAAGAGCAGATTCAAGGGCACGGTTAATGACAGAGTTTATGGAAGTTTTCCATTCTGATGGTGCAGCATCAGAGGTTCAGCTTGAAGCACTTGATAGACGAGAAGCATTAGAGACATTAGGGCAAAAGGAAGAAAATTTAGAAGAACTTTTACGAGCAAAAGGATATGATGACGCTCTCGTTATTGCTGAAGAGAATATGGTCCAAATTTATGTGAAAGCGGATGAACTTACTAATGTTGAGACTGTAGAAATTTTGAATCTCTCTAGAGATCATTTAGGTATTGAGGAAATTAGAGTAGGCTATCAATCAGAAAATTAA
- the accC gene encoding acetyl-CoA carboxylase biotin carboxylase subunit: MIKKVLIANRGEIAVRIIRACKELGVKTVAVFSEADSDSLHVRLADEAYCIGPTASAQSYLNFTNIMSVATLTEVDAIHPGYGFLAENAAFAEICEECNITFIGPSPEAISQMGTKDVARTTMKNAGVPVVPGSEGIISTIEEGVTTAEEIGYPVIIKATAGGGGKGIRVAKDEASLRKGISITQEEAKANFGNPGVYLEKYIEDFRHVEIQVMADKHGNVIHLGERDCTIQRRLQKLVEETPSPALTEEVRKEMGEASVRAAQAVNYVGAGTIEFIFDHKNNKFYFMEMNTRIQVEHPVTEMVTGIDLIKEQILVASGEKLSYTQDEVTFKGWSIECRINAENPDKNFMPSPGTITMYLPPGGFGVRVDSSVFTGYKIPPYYDSMIAKLITYADTREEAIRKMRRALSEFVVEGVDTTIPFHLRLFNHEVFVGGDFNTKFLEQYSLEPEKEE; the protein is encoded by the coding sequence ATGATAAAAAAAGTTCTTATTGCAAACAGAGGTGAAATTGCAGTTCGAATTATCCGGGCATGTAAAGAATTAGGCGTAAAAACAGTTGCGGTTTTTTCTGAAGCAGATAGTGACTCCCTTCATGTGAGACTTGCAGATGAAGCGTATTGTATAGGGCCAACTGCTTCCGCGCAAAGCTACCTTAACTTCACAAATATTATGAGTGTTGCAACATTAACAGAAGTTGATGCGATTCACCCTGGTTATGGATTTCTTGCTGAAAACGCAGCATTTGCAGAAATATGCGAGGAGTGCAATATTACCTTTATAGGCCCTTCTCCAGAAGCAATTAGTCAAATGGGGACGAAGGATGTAGCTAGAACAACAATGAAAAATGCCGGTGTACCAGTAGTGCCGGGGTCTGAAGGGATCATTAGCACCATTGAAGAAGGAGTTACAACTGCCGAGGAAATAGGGTATCCTGTTATAATCAAAGCTACTGCTGGTGGTGGTGGAAAAGGAATTCGTGTAGCAAAAGATGAAGCCTCATTAAGAAAAGGTATTTCCATTACGCAGGAGGAAGCAAAAGCTAACTTTGGAAACCCTGGGGTATATTTAGAAAAATATATTGAAGATTTTCGTCACGTTGAAATACAAGTAATGGCTGATAAGCATGGTAATGTCATACATCTTGGTGAAAGAGATTGTACGATTCAGCGTAGACTACAGAAACTAGTGGAAGAAACCCCTTCTCCAGCTTTGACGGAAGAGGTACGAAAGGAAATGGGAGAAGCATCCGTTAGAGCAGCTCAAGCTGTTAACTATGTTGGTGCAGGAACGATAGAATTCATATTTGACCATAAAAATAATAAATTTTATTTTATGGAAATGAACACTCGTATTCAAGTTGAGCACCCTGTTACAGAAATGGTTACGGGAATTGACCTAATAAAAGAACAGATTTTAGTTGCGTCTGGAGAGAAGCTTTCCTATACTCAAGATGAAGTCACTTTTAAAGGGTGGTCTATTGAATGTCGTATTAATGCAGAAAACCCTGATAAAAACTTCATGCCTTCTCCAGGTACGATTACCATGTATTTACCACCAGGGGGATTCGGTGTGAGAGTAGATAGTTCTGTCTTTACAGGGTACAAAATACCACCATATTATGACTCAATGATTGCAAAGCTTATTACCTACGCCGATACGAGAGAAGAGGCGATCAGGAAAATGAGGAGAGCCTTAAGTGAGTTTGTAGTTGAAGGAGTGGATACTACAATACCATTCCATTTACGTCTATTTAACCATGAAGTTTTTGTTGGTGGAGACTTTAATACGAAATTTTTGGAGCAATATTCATTAGAGCCTGAAAAGGAAGAATGA
- the spoIIIAE gene encoding stage III sporulation protein AE: MMIKKSVFALIFLVTLFLLPFPVLAEESVQQEDELIERQLERLGIDEIRQFWDDVRHEYEGFLPESQRGSFMDFVTGDKQFSVGEWVNGFIRFLFHEIFANGVLLGTLVLLAVFSMILSQLQQAFEQHTISKVAYAITYMVLLIIALNSFRVTMEFAERTIEVMSNFMVSIVPILLVLMASSGSVTSVALFHPIVMFLVHTSGIFVQYVVLPLLFLSTLLYIISTMTDHYKVTKLAQFLRNIAVGSLGIFLTVFLGVLSVQGATAAIADGIAIRTAKFVTGNFVPVVGRMFTDAADTVMGASVLLKNTVGVVGLVILLLICSFPALKVLSVAIIYTFTAAILQPLGGGPIIKCLSIIGKQMLFVFGALAAVSLMFFLSITIIVISGNLSLMMR; encoded by the coding sequence ATGATGATAAAAAAATCAGTATTTGCTTTGATTTTTCTAGTTACACTCTTTCTCCTTCCTTTTCCAGTGTTGGCAGAAGAGTCTGTTCAACAAGAGGACGAGCTTATTGAGCGACAATTAGAACGATTAGGGATCGATGAAATACGGCAGTTTTGGGATGATGTACGGCACGAATATGAAGGATTTCTACCAGAAAGTCAGCGTGGAAGCTTTATGGATTTTGTTACAGGTGACAAGCAGTTTTCTGTAGGGGAATGGGTCAACGGATTTATCCGGTTTCTATTTCATGAAATATTCGCTAATGGGGTCCTATTAGGTACACTCGTACTTTTAGCCGTTTTTAGTATGATATTATCCCAATTGCAGCAAGCTTTTGAGCAACACACAATTAGTAAAGTAGCATACGCGATAACATACATGGTATTACTCATTATTGCGTTAAATAGTTTCCGTGTCACGATGGAATTTGCAGAAAGAACGATTGAAGTAATGAGTAATTTTATGGTATCGATTGTACCTATACTTCTAGTATTAATGGCTTCTTCAGGAAGTGTAACCTCCGTTGCACTCTTTCATCCAATTGTTATGTTTCTCGTACATACTAGCGGAATTTTTGTCCAATATGTCGTATTGCCACTACTTTTCTTATCTACATTGCTCTATATCATTAGTACGATGACAGATCATTATAAAGTAACGAAACTAGCTCAATTTTTACGGAATATTGCTGTTGGAAGTCTCGGAATTTTCCTTACTGTTTTTCTTGGTGTTTTGTCTGTTCAAGGTGCCACGGCTGCAATTGCTGATGGCATTGCAATTAGAACAGCGAAATTTGTAACAGGTAACTTTGTCCCGGTAGTAGGACGTATGTTTACTGATGCTGCTGATACTGTAATGGGTGCATCCGTTTTGCTGAAAAATACGGTTGGAGTTGTAGGATTAGTGATTTTATTACTCATTTGCAGCTTTCCGGCACTCAAAGTTTTATCGGTTGCGATCATTTACACATTTACTGCTGCCATTCTTCAACCGTTAGGGGGAGGGCCAATAATTAAGTGCCTTTCCATCATCGGTAAGCAAATGTTGTTTGTATTCGGTGCACTTGCAGCAGTGTCATTAATGTTTTTCTTATCAATAACGATAATTGTTATTTCTGGAAACTTGTCATTAATGATGCGCTAA
- the folD gene encoding bifunctional methylenetetrahydrofolate dehydrogenase/methenyltetrahydrofolate cyclohydrolase FolD: MSAIIISGKELAKEKRIEMKKEVETLKEKGIVPGLAVILIGTDPASQSYVRSKQKSCKEIGIHSELDELPETTTEQQLLHKINELNKAEHIHGILVQLPLPKHISEKAIIEAIDPKKDVDGFHPINIGRMMTGQEAFLPCTPYGIVEMIKSKDISIEGKHVVVVGRSNIVGKPVGQLLLNENATVTYCHSRTKNMKEYTRKADILIVAVGKAHFLNEEFVKDGAVVIDVGVNRTEEGKLVGDVDFDGAKEVASYITPVPGGVGPMTITMLLHNTVISAKRHMK; the protein is encoded by the coding sequence ATGTCAGCAATCATTATTTCAGGAAAAGAGCTAGCAAAAGAAAAACGTATTGAAATGAAAAAGGAAGTTGAAACACTCAAAGAAAAAGGGATTGTTCCTGGGTTAGCAGTTATTCTTATCGGAACTGATCCAGCATCACAATCTTATGTTCGTTCAAAGCAAAAATCCTGCAAGGAAATAGGCATTCATTCTGAGTTAGATGAATTACCAGAAACGACAACAGAACAACAACTATTACATAAAATAAATGAGTTAAATAAAGCGGAACATATTCATGGAATTTTAGTACAACTTCCGCTGCCTAAACACATTTCTGAAAAAGCAATCATTGAAGCGATAGATCCGAAAAAGGATGTTGATGGTTTCCATCCAATTAATATCGGCCGTATGATGACTGGACAAGAAGCCTTCCTACCATGTACGCCATACGGAATTGTTGAAATGATTAAATCGAAGGATATATCGATCGAAGGAAAACATGTCGTTGTAGTTGGCCGAAGCAATATTGTTGGTAAGCCTGTTGGACAACTTCTTTTAAATGAAAATGCGACTGTAACATACTGCCATTCAAGAACCAAAAATATGAAAGAGTACACTAGGAAAGCTGATATATTAATTGTAGCAGTTGGGAAAGCGCACTTCTTAAATGAGGAATTCGTTAAAGACGGAGCGGTTGTTATTGATGTTGGTGTAAACCGGACGGAAGAAGGTAAATTAGTCGGAGACGTCGATTTTGATGGTGCTAAAGAAGTTGCTTCTTATATTACTCCTGTACCTGGTGGCGTAGGACCGATGACGATAACGATGCTTTTACATAACACTGTCATATCTGCTAAACGTCACATGAAATAA
- the spoIIIAC gene encoding stage III sporulation protein AC, which yields MNYDVSLIFQIAGVGIVVAMIHTVLKQMGKEEIANWVTLIAFVVVLYMVATVVDDLFQKIRSVFLFQS from the coding sequence TTGAATTACGATGTGAGCTTAATTTTTCAAATTGCTGGAGTAGGGATAGTTGTTGCTATGATTCATACCGTTTTAAAACAGATGGGAAAAGAGGAAATTGCAAACTGGGTAACATTAATTGCCTTTGTTGTTGTTTTATACATGGTAGCAACGGTTGTAGATGATTTATTTCAGAAGATTCGTAGCGTATTTCTGTTTCAGAGCTAA
- the spoIIIAB gene encoding stage III sporulation protein SpoIIIAB, with translation MKLLGALLIIATTTMFGWEFSRRLTRRTKQIRYLKIAFEALETEMTFSMTPLPDACEKVAHQLIAPLNIFFEDVAERLKKEEKSATSIWNSSLKKWKGKTDLNTAELNILNQFGQTLGQQDLESQRKQIRLAISYFNQEEKQALEDQQKFESMYKSLGFLGGVLLVLIML, from the coding sequence ATGAAGCTTCTTGGGGCATTACTTATTATTGCAACAACAACAATGTTTGGGTGGGAATTTTCAAGAAGATTAACACGAAGAACAAAGCAAATCCGTTATTTAAAGATAGCCTTTGAAGCACTAGAAACAGAAATGACTTTTTCTATGACTCCTTTACCAGATGCTTGTGAAAAAGTGGCTCATCAACTAATAGCGCCTTTAAACATTTTTTTTGAAGATGTAGCAGAAAGGTTAAAAAAAGAGGAAAAATCTGCTACAAGTATTTGGAATTCAAGTTTAAAGAAGTGGAAAGGGAAAACAGACTTGAATACGGCTGAGTTGAACATTTTAAATCAATTTGGTCAAACTTTAGGACAACAAGATTTAGAAAGTCAAAGAAAGCAAATACGGTTAGCTATTTCTTATTTTAATCAAGAAGAGAAGCAAGCATTAGAAGATCAACAAAAATTCGAATCTATGTATAAAAGCTTAGGTTTTCTAGGTGGAGTTTTACTTGTATTGATTATGCTTTGA
- the spoIIIAA gene encoding stage III sporulation protein AA — MKEVLNVLPESIRSLALQLPNEILNKTEEIRLRVNRPVEIRTHNKTYMLPNEKNPFIFKESEAGLMMSLLSQHSVYRLEEELKRGYLTISGGHRVGLAGRVVMEKGEVKGIRDISSFNIRIARQKQGVAYAYLPYIQRRGNWCHTLIIGPPKSGKTTLLRDLAREISIGSKSRKIEPKNVGIIDERSEIAGSVKGVPQHDFGVKIDILDACPKAEGLMMMIRSMSPEVLIVDEIGRKEDCEAIMEAVHAGVTIFASVHGENLNDVKSRPTIARLINEGFFQRVIELKVTTKEGLVRKLDVDRPRTGVGTP; from the coding sequence ATGAAAGAAGTCTTAAACGTACTTCCAGAATCGATACGTTCATTAGCGTTACAGCTACCTAATGAGATATTAAATAAAACAGAAGAAATACGTCTGCGAGTTAATAGACCAGTTGAAATTCGAACACATAATAAAACCTATATGTTACCTAATGAAAAGAATCCATTTATTTTTAAGGAATCTGAAGCGGGACTAATGATGAGTTTATTAAGCCAGCACTCCGTGTACCGTCTTGAAGAAGAGCTTAAGAGAGGCTACCTTACTATTTCCGGAGGCCATCGCGTTGGATTAGCTGGTAGAGTTGTGATGGAAAAAGGAGAAGTAAAAGGAATTCGAGATATTAGCTCCTTTAACATTCGAATTGCAAGGCAAAAACAAGGTGTAGCTTATGCATATTTACCATATATCCAGAGGAGGGGAAATTGGTGCCACACACTCATAATTGGACCCCCTAAATCTGGAAAGACAACTCTTTTAAGAGATTTAGCTCGTGAGATTAGTATTGGCAGTAAGTCTCGGAAGATAGAACCTAAAAATGTTGGCATTATTGATGAACGATCAGAAATTGCTGGCTCTGTTAAAGGAGTACCTCAACACGATTTTGGAGTAAAAATAGATATATTAGATGCTTGTCCTAAAGCGGAAGGCTTAATGATGATGATCCGCTCAATGAGCCCTGAAGTGTTAATTGTAGACGAAATAGGGCGAAAGGAGGATTGTGAAGCCATTATGGAAGCAGTTCATGCAGGCGTAACTATTTTTGCCTCTGTACACGGAGAGAATCTTAACGATGTAAAATCGCGCCCAACAATCGCTCGTCTTATTAATGAAGGCTTTTTTCAGAGAGTCATTGAGCTGAAAGTAACAACGAAAGAAGGGTTAGTAAGAAAACTTGATGTTGATCGTCCGAGGACTGGTGTGGGGACGCCATGA